One stretch of Rosistilla oblonga DNA includes these proteins:
- a CDS encoding MSCRAMM family protein: MVFQRAFNKFLRPKTQPVAAVRRIRSVERLEARCVMDAAAMPIHVGLVYIETDYLETSFGDNQVDEGDDSHPDQFQLSFVGGADGTSLTKLSIDLDKDGDGLSVGDAIFDTKAGGLGKAGYHDFKVVSLLSANPAASVSATVSDGGMLLELEFNNFQAGDKLIFSLDVDEILKVSDDVAIFNSRLDVIKSGQEFHDTILTASFEAPHYFDVTTSDIFVNDYGDPQAIYGIDLPPDAGNDVRSHADRTAAALVTLQQAPKPISIGGTVYLDNDLNLVQSASEKGIPGVELRLYMLDEASGQFQYTGHSTQTDANGDYHFGTDLDLMPGTYHIEETQPTGLFSVGAVPGTVDNSISGTVLNADVLTGIEIPLGDLHAVDYDFAEADPAKISGYVYRDDSDDGIKDPGEIGLGGVTVRLIPVDTIAPEEIVETTTAADGSYSFTDLAPGRYRVVETVMPHDLSDGLDTAGTVDGILVGIAVNPGDEINAIDLQGGSVGIDYNFGELPLGSLAGAVYLVAPGEDCFGPHDESGDVPLEDVRIVLEDSAGNFIAETRTNSLGEYEFDRLVKGNYRIIEYTPVGLLEGAAHVGMIDGQMVGSIDGGSRITTITLSAGGEGTHYDFCEAAPAKISGYVYHDQSNDGIRDSGEEAIPGALVELIDSTGAVVASRQTDANGFYQFDNLLPGEYTLRETTPAGYLDGLDTAGTVAGSTVGRADNPGDRILAINLRQGQVGVEYNFGELKPGTISGRIHVDTDGDCEIDPDELRLEGVVVELYDDAGNFLMQTTTNSQGEYEFINLAPGNYTVVEIQPVGYYNGDQHAGTTGGDDSVTDRISQIPLSSGQDSQFNDFCELPPGTISGYVHVDTDGDCIRDPDELRLSGVTIELYDESGTLIATTTTDTLGRYEFTDLAPGEYTVVELQPAGYFDGDQHAGTTGGDDSVVNRISRIPLAAGQDSEANDFCELPPGSISGYVHVDTDGDCVRDPDELLLSGVTIELYDNNGTLITTTTTDINGRYEFTDLAPGDYTVVELQPTGYYDGDQHAGTTGGDDSVINRISQIPLAAGQASESNDFCELPPGTISGRVHVDSDGDCVLDPEEELLANVEMQLYDADGTLIATTLTNTNGFYEFTDLAPGSYSVIQVQPNGYFDGDQHAGTTGGDDSGLNSIVSIGLLANQNSLNNDFCELPPAMISGYVFQDGDVRLLSQVPEPEDLRGISDGLRTGDDTPLAGVTLELRNVLGQAFLGENALPGTYADGPIRVVTDANGFYEFTGLRSGTYHIYQIQPDGYIDGLDTAGSLGGFAVNAADVPEDSTTTFQLQTLTLDSATNPNNDGIILIDLPVGGSSVENNFSEVLIREQPPIPPVEWDPPPVEFTPPPIETFINAPLLINFADAVEINNPIWANDDPGVTWHLSVIDGGFPRGETAFESSGGKVIQNAGIVLDTAAWSTNLRDKGNWLLMDRDGNVLSESSAITLGDADAIPLAGDFNGDGRDELALFIEGNWFIDVNGNGKWDGNDLWVKLGTEMDRPVVGDWDGDGKDDIGIFGPEWDRDPEAIVRDPGLPDPDNIRRLRPKNQPPMQPEATDGIRVLQLRERGQLRSDLIDHVFRYGHNADTPLVGDWNGDGIDTIAVFRAGRWMLDSDGDGRWTTRDETVQFGEPGDLPVVGDWNGDGIDQIGVVRGDTWIIDSNSDRQLTADDKRFDQPHSPNGQPVAGDWDGDGTSEAGVYETQTDPIAEDKAA, from the coding sequence ATGGTGTTTCAACGAGCGTTTAATAAATTTTTGCGACCCAAGACTCAGCCCGTTGCCGCCGTCCGACGAATTCGTTCGGTCGAGCGACTCGAAGCGCGATGCGTGATGGACGCCGCGGCGATGCCAATCCACGTCGGTCTGGTCTATATCGAAACCGATTACCTGGAAACCAGTTTCGGCGACAATCAGGTCGACGAGGGGGATGACTCGCATCCCGATCAATTCCAACTGTCGTTTGTCGGCGGTGCCGATGGGACGTCGTTGACCAAGTTGTCGATCGATCTGGATAAAGATGGCGATGGCTTGAGCGTTGGCGACGCGATCTTCGACACCAAAGCTGGCGGCCTCGGCAAAGCCGGCTACCACGACTTCAAAGTCGTCAGCCTGTTGTCGGCCAATCCCGCCGCATCGGTGTCGGCAACCGTTTCCGATGGCGGCATGCTGTTGGAGCTGGAGTTCAACAACTTCCAAGCGGGCGACAAGCTGATCTTCAGCCTCGATGTCGACGAAATCTTGAAGGTCAGCGATGATGTCGCCATCTTCAATAGTCGCTTGGACGTGATCAAATCGGGACAGGAGTTCCACGATACGATCCTCACCGCAAGCTTCGAGGCGCCACACTATTTCGATGTCACCACGTCGGATATCTTCGTAAACGATTACGGCGATCCTCAAGCGATTTACGGTATCGATCTGCCTCCCGATGCGGGCAACGATGTCCGCAGCCACGCCGACCGGACCGCTGCCGCTTTGGTGACGCTGCAACAAGCGCCCAAACCGATCTCGATCGGCGGTACCGTCTATCTGGACAACGATCTGAACCTCGTTCAAAGCGCGTCGGAAAAGGGGATCCCCGGCGTCGAACTGCGGCTGTACATGCTGGATGAAGCGAGCGGTCAGTTCCAGTACACCGGGCATTCGACGCAGACCGATGCCAACGGCGACTACCACTTCGGCACCGATCTCGATCTGATGCCGGGCACCTACCACATCGAAGAGACGCAGCCGACGGGATTGTTCAGCGTCGGCGCGGTTCCCGGTACCGTCGACAACAGCATCAGCGGAACCGTGCTCAATGCGGATGTCTTGACCGGCATCGAGATTCCATTGGGCGATCTGCACGCGGTCGACTACGATTTCGCTGAAGCCGATCCGGCCAAGATCAGCGGTTATGTCTACCGCGACGATAGCGACGACGGCATCAAAGATCCGGGCGAAATCGGTCTGGGCGGTGTCACCGTCCGTCTGATCCCCGTCGACACGATCGCTCCCGAAGAGATCGTCGAGACGACCACCGCCGCCGACGGTTCGTACAGCTTCACCGACCTGGCCCCAGGTCGCTACCGAGTCGTCGAAACCGTGATGCCTCACGATCTGTCCGACGGTTTGGATACCGCCGGTACCGTCGACGGGATCTTGGTCGGTATCGCGGTCAATCCCGGCGATGAGATCAACGCGATCGATCTGCAAGGCGGATCGGTCGGTATCGATTACAACTTCGGCGAACTGCCGCTTGGTTCATTGGCTGGAGCGGTCTACCTGGTCGCTCCCGGCGAAGATTGCTTTGGCCCGCACGACGAAAGCGGCGACGTCCCACTGGAAGATGTTCGGATCGTCTTAGAGGACTCCGCAGGCAACTTCATCGCCGAGACGCGGACCAATTCACTGGGCGAATATGAATTCGATCGCTTGGTCAAAGGCAACTACCGAATCATCGAATACACGCCTGTGGGACTGCTCGAAGGCGCCGCACATGTCGGTATGATCGACGGCCAAATGGTCGGCAGTATCGACGGCGGCAGCCGGATCACGACGATCACCCTCAGCGCTGGCGGCGAGGGAACGCATTACGATTTCTGCGAAGCCGCCCCCGCCAAAATTTCGGGTTACGTCTACCACGATCAATCGAACGACGGAATCCGCGATTCGGGCGAAGAGGCGATCCCTGGAGCTCTTGTCGAACTAATCGATTCGACCGGCGCTGTCGTCGCCTCGCGGCAGACCGACGCCAACGGATTCTACCAATTCGATAACCTTCTGCCGGGCGAATACACCCTGCGTGAAACGACTCCCGCCGGCTACCTCGACGGGCTCGACACCGCCGGAACCGTCGCGGGGTCAACCGTCGGCCGCGCCGACAATCCTGGCGACCGAATCCTCGCGATCAACCTGCGGCAGGGACAGGTCGGTGTCGAATACAACTTCGGCGAACTGAAGCCGGGGACGATCTCGGGGCGGATCCATGTCGACACCGATGGCGACTGCGAGATCGATCCCGATGAACTGCGGCTGGAAGGCGTTGTCGTCGAACTGTACGACGATGCCGGGAATTTCCTGATGCAGACGACGACGAACAGCCAAGGCGAATACGAGTTCATCAACCTCGCGCCGGGTAATTACACCGTCGTCGAAATCCAACCCGTCGGATATTACAACGGCGACCAACACGCTGGCACCACCGGCGGCGACGATTCGGTGACCGATCGAATCTCGCAGATCCCACTCAGCTCGGGCCAGGACTCGCAGTTCAACGATTTCTGTGAACTTCCACCAGGCACGATCTCCGGTTACGTTCACGTCGATACCGACGGCGATTGCATTCGCGATCCCGACGAACTGCGTCTGTCGGGCGTCACGATCGAACTGTACGACGAATCCGGTACGCTGATCGCAACGACAACAACCGACACGTTGGGACGCTACGAGTTCACCGATCTGGCTCCCGGTGAATATACCGTCGTCGAACTGCAACCGGCGGGATATTTTGACGGCGACCAACACGCCGGTACGACTGGCGGCGACGATTCGGTAGTCAATCGGATTTCGCGGATCCCATTGGCGGCGGGACAGGACAGCGAAGCAAACGACTTCTGCGAACTGCCACCCGGTTCGATCTCCGGATACGTTCACGTCGACACCGATGGCGACTGCGTCCGCGATCCCGATGAACTGCTTCTGTCGGGCGTCACGATCGAACTGTACGACAATAATGGCACGCTGATCACGACGACGACCACCGATATCAACGGTCGCTACGAATTCACCGACCTGGCTCCCGGCGACTACACCGTCGTCGAACTGCAACCGACCGGCTATTACGACGGCGATCAGCACGCTGGCACGACCGGCGGCGACGATTCGGTGATCAATCGAATCTCGCAGATTCCGTTGGCAGCGGGGCAGGCCAGCGAATCGAACGACTTCTGCGAACTGCCACCCGGTACGATCTCTGGCCGCGTGCATGTCGACAGCGATGGCGATTGCGTCCTCGATCCCGAGGAAGAACTGCTTGCGAACGTCGAGATGCAGTTGTACGACGCCGACGGCACGTTGATCGCAACCACGCTGACCAACACCAACGGCTTCTACGAATTCACCGACCTCGCGCCGGGCTCCTACTCGGTGATCCAGGTTCAACCGAACGGTTACTTTGACGGCGATCAACACGCTGGTACAACCGGCGGCGATGATTCGGGGCTGAACAGCATCGTTTCGATCGGTCTGCTGGCCAACCAGAACTCGCTGAACAACGACTTCTGCGAACTGCCACCGGCGATGATCAGCGGTTACGTCTTCCAGGACGGCGACGTGCGACTGCTTTCGCAAGTTCCCGAACCGGAGGATTTGCGAGGGATCTCCGACGGTCTGCGGACCGGCGACGATACGCCTTTGGCCGGTGTGACGCTGGAACTTCGCAACGTCTTGGGGCAAGCTTTCCTCGGCGAGAACGCACTCCCAGGGACCTACGCCGATGGGCCGATTCGCGTCGTTACCGATGCCAACGGCTTCTACGAGTTCACCGGTCTGCGATCTGGTACCTATCACATCTACCAGATTCAACCCGATGGCTACATCGACGGCTTGGACACCGCGGGCAGCTTGGGCGGTTTCGCCGTCAACGCCGCCGATGTCCCCGAGGACTCGACGACGACGTTCCAGTTGCAAACGTTGACGTTGGACAGTGCGACGAATCCAAACAACGACGGAATCATTTTGATCGACCTGCCCGTCGGTGGATCGTCGGTCGAGAACAACTTCAGCGAAGTGTTGATCCGCGAACAGCCACCGATTCCGCCAGTCGAATGGGATCCGCCGCCCGTCGAATTCACTCCGCCGCCGATCGAAACGTTCATCAACGCTCCGCTGTTGATCAATTTTGCCGACGCGGTGGAGATCAATAATCCGATCTGGGCCAACGATGATCCCGGCGTGACGTGGCACTTGAGTGTCATCGATGGTGGCTTCCCACGCGGCGAAACTGCGTTCGAAAGCTCCGGTGGCAAGGTGATCCAAAACGCCGGCATCGTGTTGGACACGGCTGCTTGGAGTACCAATCTTCGCGACAAAGGCAACTGGTTGCTGATGGACCGCGATGGGAATGTGTTGTCCGAATCGTCGGCGATCACGCTCGGCGATGCCGATGCCATCCCGTTGGCTGGCGACTTCAACGGCGACGGCCGCGACGAACTGGCTCTCTTCATCGAGGGAAATTGGTTCATCGATGTCAACGGAAATGGCAAGTGGGACGGTAACGACTTGTGGGTCAAACTGGGAACCGAGATGGATCGTCCGGTCGTCGGCGACTGGGACGGTGACGGCAAAGACGATATCGGAATCTTCGGTCCCGAATGGGATCGCGATCCCGAAGCGATCGTCCGCGATCCCGGTTTGCCCGATCCCGACAACATTCGCCGTCTGCGTCCTAAGAACCAACCGCCGATGCAGCCCGAAGCGACCGATGGTATCCGCGTCTTGCAGCTTCGCGAACGGGGCCAACTGCGCAGCGACTTGATCGATCACGTCTTCCGATATGGGCACAACGCCGATACGCCACTGGTGGGCGATTGGAATGGCGATGGCATCGATACGATCGCTGTCTTCCGCGCCGGGCGTTGGATGTTGGACAGCGATGGCGACGGCCGCTGGACCACGCGGGACGAAACCGTTCAGTTTGGTGAACCTGGCGATCTGCCAGTTGTTGGCGATTGGAACGGCGACGGGATCGATCAGATCGGCGTCGTCCGCGGCGACACTTGGATCATCGACAGCAATTCCGATCGGCAGCTGACTGCGGACGATAAGCGTTTCGATCAGCCGCATTCGCCCAACGGCCAGCCCGTTGCAGGTGACTGGGACGGCGATGGCACCAGCGAAGCCGGTGTCTACGAAACGCAGACCGATCCGATCGCCGAAGACAAAGCGGCCTAA
- a CDS encoding WD40 repeat domain-containing protein: MVFRFAFILLSLAMACFELANCHAIETIPNNLSIRLEPVAGRDYPPVVTALAISPGGELLAAAGDDHAIRLLSGENFSKQQIIGQHTDWVRSLDFAPDGSMLLSAGNDGRIQVWLRESNWENPRDIGGGPALACVRFNDDGKRIAAVGFDPQIFLMQSKTIPAAKLTCKCRDLRTALFTDVDDILAVGGRSGEMHFIDPDTGETLAAISLHVGRLRDSTLVRGANMIVSVGEDGRCAIVDTVQMKMLREVTIPGCKLLSVAAIDSQHVAVGGSDNLIRVLNVNSGEVTKKLTGHQGTVAVLKANVEHLISGSYDTSIRFWRLSQIQQHETVAGIPGMESTDTTSTLATER; this comes from the coding sequence GTGGTATTTCGCTTTGCTTTTATTCTGCTGTCGCTTGCGATGGCCTGCTTCGAACTGGCAAATTGCCATGCTATCGAAACGATCCCCAATAACCTTTCGATTCGTTTAGAGCCTGTAGCGGGGCGGGACTATCCCCCTGTGGTTACAGCTTTGGCGATCAGCCCCGGTGGCGAACTGCTCGCCGCAGCGGGCGATGATCACGCGATTCGTCTTCTCTCCGGGGAGAACTTCTCCAAACAGCAGATCATTGGTCAGCACACCGATTGGGTTCGCTCGCTCGATTTTGCCCCCGATGGTTCGATGTTGCTGTCGGCTGGCAACGACGGCCGAATTCAGGTTTGGCTACGCGAGAGCAACTGGGAAAACCCACGCGATATCGGCGGCGGACCGGCTCTGGCCTGCGTTCGATTCAACGACGACGGAAAGCGGATCGCAGCTGTCGGCTTCGACCCGCAGATCTTTTTGATGCAATCCAAGACGATCCCCGCAGCAAAACTGACCTGCAAGTGCCGCGATCTGCGGACTGCATTGTTCACCGACGTCGACGACATCCTGGCCGTCGGCGGTCGATCGGGGGAGATGCACTTCATCGATCCCGATACCGGTGAGACGTTGGCGGCGATCTCTTTGCACGTCGGGCGTCTGCGAGACAGCACGTTGGTCCGCGGTGCCAACATGATCGTGTCGGTCGGCGAAGACGGCCGCTGTGCGATCGTCGATACCGTGCAAATGAAGATGCTTCGCGAGGTCACGATCCCGGGCTGCAAGTTGTTGTCGGTCGCAGCGATCGATTCGCAACATGTCGCCGTCGGCGGTTCGGACAACTTGATTCGTGTATTGAACGTCAACAGCGGTGAAGTCACGAAGAAGCTGACCGGCCATCAAGGGACCGTCGCGGTGCTTAAGGCAAACGTCGAGCACTTGATCTCGGGCAGCTACGACACGTCGATTCGGTTCTGGCGACTGTCGCAGATCCAACAACACGAGACGGTCGCTGGGATCCCTGGCATGGAATCGACAGACACAACTTCGACATTGGCAACGGAGCGATAA
- a CDS encoding S41 family peptidase produces the protein MLREQTGWRPSLAFLACLIAGPSIALAQPASNPAAVDPISAQYEAGIALERAGKWPEAIRHYESAVRQYPEQQAFKDRLTISRMHFDVRRRYQDTSFLRSVDTMSSPQVLDMYDEILKNLERNYVDSPAWTEVMRHGTASLEVALIEPSFVQRHLPNVPADKIEAFRQTVRFYVQDRPQGTRFDLRANASFVAGVAKQQLGLSPAATVWEYVCGAVATLDPYSRFLTGNQLDETFANIEGNFVGLGVELKAESDRLRIVSVIAGGPAEQAGLKAGDAIVAVEDNWTNKVTPDYAADLLRGSEGTYVSVVVDSIGQAQRTMRVQRRRVEVPSVENVHIQDKTDGIGYLRLTSFQKTTIRDIDQALWQLHREGMQTLILDLRGNPGGLLTAGVDLADRFLSDGRIVQTRGRNSNENFDYVAHRSGTWSVPLVVLVDEDSASASEIFAAAIYDHGRGTIVGSRTYGKGTVQGIFRMKSAHAGLCLTTAKFYSPNGRPISGSGVTPHIPVEEQTIAMRPVVDQQGVARQPAPNDMVLETAVEFVRGNARVSLRPQP, from the coding sequence ATGTTACGAGAACAAACGGGCTGGCGACCCTCCCTCGCTTTCCTGGCTTGCTTGATCGCTGGCCCATCGATTGCATTAGCGCAGCCTGCGTCAAACCCGGCTGCCGTCGATCCGATATCCGCTCAATATGAAGCGGGCATAGCTCTGGAACGTGCCGGCAAATGGCCCGAAGCGATCCGGCACTACGAATCGGCTGTCCGGCAATATCCCGAACAACAAGCATTTAAAGATCGCTTGACGATCAGCCGGATGCACTTCGATGTCCGCCGTCGCTACCAGGACACAAGCTTTTTGCGTTCGGTCGATACGATGAGTTCGCCGCAGGTGTTGGACATGTACGACGAGATTCTCAAGAATCTCGAGCGGAACTATGTCGATTCCCCTGCCTGGACCGAAGTCATGCGTCACGGGACCGCATCATTAGAAGTCGCATTGATCGAACCTTCGTTTGTCCAACGGCATCTGCCCAACGTGCCAGCCGATAAGATCGAAGCCTTCCGCCAAACGGTGCGGTTCTATGTTCAGGACCGTCCGCAGGGAACTCGGTTCGATCTGCGAGCCAACGCGTCGTTTGTCGCGGGTGTCGCCAAGCAGCAACTGGGACTGTCGCCTGCCGCTACGGTTTGGGAATACGTTTGTGGTGCCGTCGCCACGCTGGATCCCTACTCGCGGTTCCTGACCGGCAATCAACTCGACGAAACCTTCGCCAACATCGAAGGCAACTTCGTCGGCTTGGGAGTCGAACTAAAAGCTGAAAGCGACCGTTTGCGGATCGTCAGCGTGATCGCTGGTGGCCCAGCCGAACAGGCGGGACTGAAAGCTGGCGATGCGATCGTTGCCGTCGAAGACAACTGGACCAACAAGGTAACTCCCGACTATGCCGCCGACCTGTTGCGTGGCAGCGAAGGAACCTATGTCAGCGTGGTTGTCGACAGCATCGGACAGGCTCAACGCACGATGCGAGTTCAACGCCGCCGCGTCGAAGTCCCGAGCGTTGAAAACGTTCACATTCAAGACAAGACCGACGGCATCGGTTACCTGCGGTTGACCAGCTTCCAAAAGACGACGATCCGCGATATCGACCAAGCCTTGTGGCAGTTGCACCGCGAAGGGATGCAGACGCTGATCCTGGATCTGCGTGGAAACCCGGGGGGACTGCTGACGGCGGGCGTCGACTTGGCCGATCGCTTCCTTAGCGACGGGCGGATCGTGCAGACTCGCGGTCGCAACAGCAACGAGAACTTCGACTACGTCGCTCACCGATCGGGCACCTGGAGCGTTCCGTTGGTCGTGCTGGTCGACGAAGACAGTGCCAGTGCCAGCGAGATTTTCGCCGCAGCGATCTACGATCACGGCCGCGGCACAATCGTCGGCAGCCGCACCTACGGCAAGGGGACCGTGCAGGGAATCTTCCGCATGAAGAGTGCTCACGCCGGACTGTGCCTGACGACCGCCAAGTTCTACTCGCCCAATGGTCGCCCGATCAGCGGTAGCGGAGTAACGCCTCACATTCCTGTCGAAGAACAAACGATCGCGATGCGACCGGTTGTCGATCAACAGGGTGTGGCGCGACAACCGGCTCCAAACGATATGGTCCTCGAAACCGCAGTCGAGTTTGTTCGCGGCAACGCACGCGTCAGCCTACGGCCTCAACCTTAA
- a CDS encoding DUF1559 domain-containing protein codes for MLRAKSLRKAFTLVELLVVIAIIGILVGLLLPAVQAAREAARRMQCGNNVKQITLATHNYHDTYNALPVGAYGCCWGTWQIAIQSFMEQDAIYEMYNQNGKFDIPDSSFRYSGAKNIAATSIRLDAHSCPSDMPNTPISTITSHNYAANYGNTGNAQQTVNGVLFEGAPYGTASSTNLKQYKFRDVLDGLSNTLMIAEVLQGKGGDLRGFTWWADATGFTTFLGPNTALPDRIYSSSYCQNLEVAGLPCAVSTTTNPTMFASRSRHPGGVQVGKCDGSVRFVAETVDLNAWRASSTTYGGEALQID; via the coding sequence ATGTTACGTGCGAAATCATTGAGGAAGGCGTTCACGCTTGTTGAGTTGTTAGTCGTGATCGCGATCATCGGTATTCTTGTCGGCCTGTTATTGCCCGCTGTTCAAGCGGCTCGCGAGGCGGCTCGACGGATGCAGTGTGGCAACAACGTCAAGCAGATTACGTTGGCAACCCACAACTATCACGACACCTACAACGCATTGCCCGTCGGGGCGTATGGATGCTGTTGGGGAACGTGGCAGATCGCGATCCAATCATTCATGGAACAGGACGCGATCTACGAGATGTACAATCAAAACGGCAAATTTGATATTCCCGACAGCAGCTTTCGCTATTCGGGAGCGAAGAACATCGCCGCAACAAGCATCCGCTTGGACGCGCATTCGTGTCCTAGCGATATGCCCAACACTCCGATCTCGACGATCACCAGCCACAACTACGCTGCCAATTACGGCAACACCGGTAACGCTCAACAGACAGTTAACGGTGTCTTGTTCGAGGGCGCTCCGTACGGCACAGCGAGTTCGACCAACCTGAAACAATACAAGTTTCGCGACGTACTAGATGGGCTCAGCAACACCTTGATGATTGCCGAGGTACTGCAGGGCAAGGGGGGCGATCTGCGAGGCTTCACATGGTGGGCTGATGCAACCGGATTCACAACGTTTTTGGGGCCCAACACTGCACTTCCCGATCGGATTTACTCTTCGAGCTATTGCCAAAATCTCGAGGTTGCCGGACTTCCCTGTGCCGTGTCGACGACAACCAATCCAACGATGTTTGCATCGCGCAGTCGTCATCCCGGTGGTGTTCAGGTCGGGAAATGTGACGGTTCGGTTCGATTTGTTGCCGAGACTGTCGATCTGAATGCATGGCGAGCCAGCAGCACGACTTACGGTGGCGAAGCCCTGCAGATCGACTGA
- a CDS encoding AMP-binding protein has protein sequence MASVSSDLQRNERSTTSDPLFALPPRKLQYPTFPAWGLLHRAAGLMPDRDACIYYETRWQYRQLNRDAMRLAAVLQDLGVRPGDRVGLLLPNVPEYIIAVNGIWRVGGIAVAISPLMVSEEVDSLLAETDCQVVISLDMLSHTLCGSHRPRKTLLVSVRPQLGPLEQIGYLYMRHRRTGQWWMPGNDSAAWFWDELNRAEPLFDTAHCDPATDAAYILPTGGTTGQPKAVTLSHRNLVANAWQQYYWAGAQIGRERLTGVLPFFHSYGLSTTVLGGAAMIATIVLHHRFNTYRTIELMQRHRPTVFHAVPAMLVAMNEQLRKRPARLDSIKWVISGGAPLPPEVASEFAEHTGALVVEGYGLSEASPVTHVGPLNATARHGTIGLPLPDTDARIVDPETGTIDLPQGEIGELVVRGPQVMLGYWNDPVETQRTIRDGWLFTGDLARIRNDGLFEIQERKKDLIITSGFNVFPREVERKLRGFPGVHDAAVVGVPDAQRGETVKAFLVMEKGAPWDEAALDAYCNEHLSAHKRPRIFERCEHDLPRNFLGKVLRRHLREGEMK, from the coding sequence ATGGCTTCGGTCTCTTCAGATTTGCAACGCAACGAACGATCGACAACCTCCGATCCGCTCTTCGCGCTCCCTCCGCGCAAGCTTCAATACCCGACCTTCCCAGCTTGGGGTTTGTTGCACCGCGCGGCGGGGCTGATGCCCGATCGCGATGCGTGCATCTATTACGAGACCCGCTGGCAATACCGACAACTCAACCGCGATGCGATGCGGTTGGCGGCTGTCCTGCAAGACCTGGGAGTCCGCCCGGGGGACCGCGTTGGATTGCTGCTGCCCAACGTTCCCGAATACATCATCGCGGTCAACGGCATCTGGCGCGTCGGCGGTATCGCGGTTGCGATCAGCCCGTTGATGGTCTCCGAAGAGGTCGACAGCTTGTTGGCGGAAACCGATTGCCAGGTGGTGATCAGTTTAGACATGCTCTCGCATACACTCTGCGGATCGCACCGGCCCCGCAAAACATTGCTGGTGTCGGTGCGTCCGCAACTCGGACCGCTCGAACAGATCGGCTATCTATATATGCGGCACAGGCGGACGGGGCAGTGGTGGATGCCGGGCAACGACAGCGCCGCTTGGTTTTGGGATGAACTGAATCGCGCCGAACCTCTCTTCGATACCGCTCACTGCGATCCGGCGACCGACGCTGCCTATATCCTGCCAACGGGCGGGACAACCGGACAACCCAAAGCCGTCACGCTCAGCCACCGCAACTTGGTCGCCAACGCGTGGCAGCAATATTATTGGGCCGGTGCCCAAATCGGCCGTGAGCGGCTGACCGGCGTCCTCCCCTTCTTTCACAGCTACGGTTTGTCGACGACGGTGCTTGGCGGAGCGGCGATGATCGCCACGATCGTGTTGCACCATCGCTTCAACACGTATCGCACGATCGAGTTGATGCAGCGTCATCGCCCGACGGTCTTTCACGCGGTGCCAGCGATGCTGGTCGCGATGAACGAACAACTCCGCAAGCGCCCGGCGCGGCTGGATTCGATCAAGTGGGTGATCTCCGGCGGGGCGCCGCTGCCTCCAGAAGTCGCTAGCGAATTCGCCGAACACACCGGCGCGCTGGTTGTCGAGGGCTACGGATTGAGCGAGGCATCGCCGGTGACTCATGTCGGTCCGCTGAACGCCACCGCGAGGCACGGCACGATCGGGTTGCCGCTACCCGACACCGATGCCCGGATCGTCGATCCCGAGACTGGCACGATCGATTTGCCGCAGGGCGAGATCGGCGAATTGGTGGTCCGCGGACCGCAGGTGATGCTCGGCTATTGGAACGATCCGGTCGAGACTCAGCGAACGATCCGCGACGGGTGGCTGTTCACCGGCGATCTGGCTCGAATCCGCAACGATGGGCTGTTCGAAATCCAAGAGCGGAAAAAGGACCTGATCATCACGTCGGGATTTAACGTCTTTCCTCGCGAGGTGGAACGCAAGCTGCGCGGCTTCCCCGGCGTGCACGACGCCGCGGTCGTCGGTGTCCCCGACGCTCAGCGAGGCGAAACCGTCAAGGCGTTTCTCGTCATGGAGAAGGGAGCGCCGTGGGACGAAGCGGCGTTGGATGCGTATTGCAACGAACATCTTTCGGCGCACAAACGCCCCCGAATTTTTGAACGCTGCGAACACGACCTGCCTCGGAATTTCCTGGGCAAGGTGTTGCGTCGTCACTTGCGCGAAGGAGAGATGAAATGA